From Oscillospiraceae bacterium, a single genomic window includes:
- a CDS encoding helix-turn-helix domain-containing protein, giving the protein MKFRLKEFRNKKGMTLKALSEASGVASSNIVLIESGNANPKAKTLYKLAKALGVPVGELFDCE; this is encoded by the coding sequence ATGAAGTTTCGTCTCAAAGAATTCCGCAACAAAAAGGGCATGACGCTCAAAGCATTATCGGAAGCATCCGGTGTTGCGAGCAGCAATATTGTGCTTATAGAATCAGGTAATGCTAACCCAAAAGCGAAAACGTTGTACAAGTTGGCCAAAGCACTTGGTGTACCCGTGGGCGAGCTGTTTGACTGTGAATAA